GCCTACCCTGCTGACGGTGCTGAGCATGATCGCCAGCATGGGCCTGCTGGGACTGGCCGCCCGGACCCTGCCGATCGGGACGGCCTACGGCGTATGGGTGGGCATTGGCGCGGTGGGCGCTGCGGTGCTGGGCGTCGTGCTGTTCGGCGAGGCCATGACGCCTGCCCGGCTGCTGTTCCTGACCCTGATGGTT
This DNA window, taken from Deinococcus malanensis, encodes the following:
- the sugE gene encoding quaternary ammonium compound efflux SMR transporter SugE, giving the protein MAWTLLVLAGLLEVGWAVGLKYTQGFTRPLPTLLTVLSMIASMGLLGLAARTLPIGTAYGVWVGIGAVGAAVLGVVLFGEAMTPARLLFLTLMVVAIIGLKVTSGH